GGAAATTCTTCAGATACTCGGCCTGCTTGATTGCATCACCCTGGCGGGCAAGGGTCCCCGCTGTGAGAGTCGAACTGAGGCCAGTGCCTCGTTGGTCCAGAAAAAGCACCTAGAGAATGAATGAGCATCGATCTATAGTCAATAAGCAAAAGGCTTGACACACTTGATATCCCTTGTTGAGCATGAATTCGACCCAGGGGTACGACTGCGGGGCACCACATCCAAAGCCAGGGCCACCTTGCAGATAGACCAACCAAGGAAGCTTGCCCTCTTCTTTGGCAGGCTCAATTGGTTTGTTCAAGCGACTAATACTCCGTGCAAAAAGCCTCAGCTTGTCCCCGGCAGGCTTGCTGTAGTCTACAGGGACATCGAAGAACAGCTCGGAAACCCGAAATTTGCCTAGATAAGGTCAAATTGATCAGTTTCGAACCCAGTGGGCTAATAAGTGACGATTAATAAGACATTACAGACCTGAAACGTTATGGAATCGTCGATCAATCAGTTTTGCGGCCATGATTGCGATGTTGATGTGGACTAAAAACAGATAGCGCGTTGGTAACAAGCCACTTTGCGGAGAACCGCACCAAATTTTTTTGTCCACTGTTCACCTGCAATCACTCCCAGTATAAAGAGAGTTATGGTTTTTTTCATCGATCCCAGTTGTATGGATGAATAGGAAGGCCTTAAAATTAGCTACACTACCAGGTGTATGGCTACGCCTATTGTTACGTTTGTGCTGGACGGTATGCTCTCTCTATCCTCATCAAAATTTCGATGTGCTTGGTTTGGACCATAGGATGTCCTGAGACGGATACAATGTAGCAAATTGACCTAGGGCAGAGTAAACATGGAGCTGAAAAGCATTTTTACAAATCTGGCATTCTGTTCCAAACAAAGAATCATTCCCAAAAGTGAAAAGACAAAACGAGTTATCACCCTGAGTTCTTCCCCGAGTATTTATGGGCTGCAAGCTGCCGGCCTGCCTTTAGCAGTAGTAGAGTCGCCGGTAGCTGAGCAGCCGCAAATCCGACCATGACAAGCAGCTGCGTATTGAAACTACTAGCTAGAACACTTTTCACCTCCTCCTGGATTTCGGGAGAAAGAGTGTTTTTCAATCTCACATTCTCAAGAAAGAGGTGCAGTTCATGCGACGTCATGACACCGCGCAAACGCTTCGCTAGACGGCCATTCAGTATATTAGATGCAATGGCAAGACCAATGGCACCGCCAAGGAAGCGAATCTGGACTACAGTACCAGTGGCAATTGCTGTAACGAAATACGACGGGCCAATTAGTCAACGCATCAATCACCTAAATTTCAAGAAATCTTGGGAGAGCACATACCCAGGTCTCTATCTTCGACTATGTATGGCGTCGATAGCACGAGGATGCCCATTGTCAGACCCATTCCTGTCCCAGCAATGACTAGGTAGCCAATATCGGCTGCGTGAAAGCCTCTAGAAGTGGCAATGGTTGAAAGAAGCCCAATTCCGACAGTGTGAACTGTGCAGCCCACGAACAGAGTATAAATAAACGGGATACGTCCCCTAGAGCTGGCGATGTTGACAACAGCCGCTGCAAAAGCCGCAATAGCGGAATACCCAATCAAATAGATACCGGCATCCAAGGGCGTTTTGTCCAACAGAAGCTGGGCTTGCTGGGGAACATATACTAGAACGACGTTGTATGGTGCGCCAATGACAAAAGAAGAACTAAAAGTGGTCATCAGAAGAAGTCATATCGTAACGTCAAACGAACTCACAGAAGTATTCCCAGCCACGGACGATCGAAAAGCCAACGCTTGGGAAATATGGGGTCTTTACCCGGGATGCCTGAGATATGCCATTCCCAAGCAAAGAAAGCAATCCAGGAAACGCCCGTGAGCACGAGGAGCGCAATTGCGTCCCTCGAGGACCATGAGAATGCCAGATTGGTTTCGTTCAAGACGGCGACTATCAAAAATGAGCCAGCCATCATCAAAAGTGATCCCAGTATATCGAGATTAGCAAATGAGCGATAGGAGGCTCGTGTTCGAAATGAAGGAGTGTGCTGATCAAGACCGAAGTGCTTGGGCATCGCAACGATGATGACAACCATCGCAATGACGCACAACGGTGCACTAGTGAGTTTGTTAGCATGTCTTTCGACACAGATGCTGAGCATTCACATACTTGACGAAAAAAGTCCATCGCCACGTCGAGTCTTCTGCAAGAGCACCCCCAATGATCGGGCCTATCAAAGATGcaaaaacaagacaaaaTGACATGAGACTGCTGTAAATGGGAAGCTTCGTTTTAGGAGCTATCTCGTAGACACATAGGATTGTCAAGGCGTATGTACCAGCACCCCCAATTCCTTGGAGTGCTCGGAATGTTATGCTGCCTCAGTAGTTAGCCTTTGAACATATAAGGGGGCAGAGCTACATTGGACCTACAGCTGGTTAACTGTCTGAGCAAACCCACACCCGATAGAAAATGCGAGGAGAATTACAAGGGCAGCGATTGTGGTTTGTTTCCTGCCGACTATATCGCTCACTTTCGTCCATATTGCCATAGACCCTGGGAGTAATGCGACATCAGCAATGAGAGAGACAGAGACCGTGGGAAGCTATGTCAAGATAGATATATGGGTTGGGAGAAAccaattaaaaaaaaaaaaaagtgagtCACAGTTAAATTGCATTTTTTTGAACCATACCTGTGTAAGTGGCCAGATATCCAGTAATTATCCAGCTTCTCTTCTCGAAGCCTTCCAGATCATCGGTGATGCCCGTGAGAGCCGAGCTTACAATTGTGACGTCCAAATTAGATAGAAAGAATCCAATCAAGAGTCTGTCGATCGTCAATATTCGTCATCCAAAGCCTGATCACACTTGACAAAGCACATACCCCGTGGCGGTAAACATCAGCCTCCATCCTGTCGGGTAAACAATTTCACTTCCTGGAGAAGACGCTCTCTGTGCCGACCCATTTTCCTGGCCGAGCCCCCTAATGCGGTCTTTGCTAGCTTTTTCGAAGGTCGCCTCTGCGAACTTGATGTGACTAGACATGGCTGTCGCCCTCTCAACGATGAGTGCTTCCGGAGTAGGTGAAGACTGAAGTGGCAGCCATTGTTGCAGGAAAGTTTTGAACGTGACCACGGTCGATGTAGGACCAAGCCCCGCGTATCTTCACCCCAGGGGCTTCATGTGGAACGCAGGAGACGCGCGATGACAGAATGTGGAATATTTACAAGCAGAAGAAGGGTGATCTGCGTCGATCATTGAACTTAGATACGCTCAATTGGATGTGGCTTGGCACACATTTGGTTTGAGACATGCACGACTGAATTTGTAATATTTGTGACTGCTTTGTCAAGTTCTGTGGATAATTTTCCGTCTTCCTGGCTGCGACTTGGTCTGAAATTGAAATAGAGCGAAGGTCTCAATCCCAGGCACTGGTCTCACGCGTTTTGTTCTCATTGTAGGAGACAGAGTCTCCTTGCTCGGGGCTAGCTATGCACCCCTGGAATATTCAAGCATGACATAAAACATAGATAAGGTGTTTCAATGTGGTCAAGTAAGGAGAACTTGTGCATTGCCAAGGTAAATTCGGAGAGTAAAGTGAGCTTGTAGTTGACTGAGCAACAAGTAGACGAAGTCAAGATAAATTCTCTGCTCGGTACCTTCTCCCCGAACTTGTACGGTTTGATTAGGCGCAGTTAACATCCAACGCGATACCGGGGGTCATGCGGAAGATGGAAAATCTGTGCAAAACCAGCACTGGAGATTACCTCGACAGTACTCCGTGCCGAGGCAGAGGCAAGTTGACTCGGTCGGCACCTAAGGCAGCCAAGCAAGAGTCACCACTCTATCCATGAATGGGGATTCCTGCGGATTTTAGGCATCCCAGCTCCGATATCATCTATCTTTTCCAAGACTTTCAAAGGATGCAAGGTCACCAGAAACTGTTGGAACATCGGGCCCCAACTTTGCCCCACTCATCCCGCCCTCCAGGCTTTCAACGTTCTCTCTGGAGATGTCATCCAAAGACATACATTTAGACCCGCCTGCGTTATATGTTAGATTAGAAGGAACCCAGGACTTTTCTTTGAAGGTGCAGCTGAACCTTGGAGGGAGCCTCATTAACTTTCCAAGCCCCGAGATCCCGGCGTTGATATAAATTGGCACGACTGCCTGATTTCCCCCAAGACACACAATTCAGCCATGCAGAACCAATTCCATCAAGACATTTGGAAGGCTACTCAGGGACGGTGGGACTCAAGCATTCTCCCTAGCACTGAGAGCCTGGTCCGAGCTAGGGCTTCTCTTCCCTTGGCACTTCCGGACACAGGATCCAGTCTCGAATCTGTCCAGCAACACATTGTCGATGATATTGTCCCGGCATTCAACGGAGCAAGCTTAAGTGCTAACTACTATGGCTTCATCACTGGCGGAACTACCCCGGCAGCGCTCTTCGCGGACAACGTTGTGTCTGCTTACGACCAGAACGTCCAGGTGCATCTCCCAAATCACTCGATTGTCACCGATGTGGAGTACAACGCACTCGGTCTCCTTCTAGACCTCTTCCAACTAGATCGGTCTATCTGGCATAATGGAACTTTCACTACCGGTGCCACGGGGAGCAACATCCTCGGCCTAGCATGTGGGCGCGAGTTTATTTTGCAGAAGGCGGCGCAAAGAAAGGGCTGTCATCTTCAGAGTGTTGGTGAAGAGGGCTTGTTCGAGGTATTGAATGCACTGGAATTTTCTGGGGTTCAAGTGTTATCCACGCTGCCACACTCGTCCCTCGTGAAGGCTGCTGGTGTGCTAGGCATCGGTCGTTCCAACGTACACAACATCTGCCGAGCCGACGACCCGCTCCGATTTGATATTGATAAGCTCCAAAAAGAACTTGCGAGAACAGACAAGGTCAGCATCGTTGTATTATCTTGTGGAGAGGTTAATACCGGTCGTTTTGCAACAAGTGGTGCGGATTTGAGAGAAATACGCCAGCTATGCGACAAGTACGGAGCCTGGATGCATGCCGATGGAGCATTTGGAATCTTTGCTCGTGTGCTTGGTGATAGCCCGGAGTTTTCAACTATTAAGCAGGGCTGCGAAGGAATAGATCTGGTCGACTCGATTACCGGTGACGGCCACAAGCTTCTCAACGTTCCCTACGACTGTGGCTTTTTCTTTACTCGACACCCGAATGTGGCATCGCACGTATTCCAAAATGCGAATGCTGCCTATCTAGCTGCTGGAAACTCCGAGGGTCCTTCCATCCCATCGCCTTTAAACATCGGAATTGAAAATTCTCGTCGATTCAGAGCGTTGCCGGTCTATGCATCGCTGTTGTCATATGGCAAATCTGGATATCAAGAAATGCTGGAGCGTCAGATAAGGCTTGCCCGGAAAATCTACGGATGGGTCTTCGAGCATCCTGGGTACACGGCCTTGCCAGAAGCATTGTCCAAATCGGAACTGCTCGATCGGACATTTATGACTGTTTTGTTTCGTGCAAATGATGAGGTCTTGAACCGCGAGCTAGGAAGCAAGATCAATGAGAGTTCGCGAATGTTCGTCTCGGGTACCAGCTGGGATGGAGCCCCTGCTTGCCGTATTGCAATCTCGAATTGGCGAGTCGACGTGGAGCGAGACTTTGTGCTGGTAACTGACGTGTTGGCAAAGGTTGCCCAGGGCTAAGGCAATAACATCATGTGAACATTAATAAGGCAGATTTAGAATCTCAAACAATTGAGCATTCAACACTTTGATATTTTTTTGTGCAAATATATAGAGGGTATCAGCGGCGACGACCAGCTCCTCCCACGTTCTCAGTACGGTCCGACATGCTAACAACCTCTCCAATGCCCGCGGCTTCTTGCTCATCTTCCAGAGCCATGATCTCCTCTCGGCTATCCCACCACTTTTCTTCGGCCATAGAGAAAGCTGCCTTGCGCAGTTCCTTGATTGACTTCTCACCGGACTGTTCCCTCTCCTTGACAACTTCCATCATGATATTCTGCCATTCTTCAGAAGTGCGGCTGAAGAACTCTCGCAAGCTCTCGAACGGCCGAGGCAAAGGTCGGCTGTCATTGACATTTTGCTCTTCTGGCTCCTCAACTTCGAGTTGTTCCATGTCCTTCGCAATAGATGGCACCGCTACATCTGTTGGGGCAGGCGAAGGAGCATCAAGAGACATCGCTTCGGTGTCAGcctcatcgtcttcatccaattcgtcgtcgtcatcttcgtcatccATATCCTCATCACTGTCTTCGGCTTCGTTCAAGAGGTTCCAATTCTCGGGCTCCCTATAGAATATCTCTTTGACGCCGTCTAGTTTCACTAGATCGATTGAATACATATCGTCAAAAGTGAATTCTCGGTCACCCTTTTCAAACGTGCCACCAAAGATGAATAAGGTATCATCTTGCACTGCCAGCTGGGCGTTGAATCGCCGGTGGGGCATTTCGAAGCGCACAACTGAGGGCTTTGCAGGTTCCACAGGCTCCTCTGGTTGGGGCGTGCTTGTTTCTATATCATCGTCGTCATTGTCCCGAATTCCAACTTTAGCTTCGAGGGCTTTAAGATTTGCCAAGAGCTCTTCCTCGTCCGCCTTGCCCCTATTTTTAGACTTTGCGTTTTGATTTGCCTGCTGTTTTTTACCAGGCGCGCGGGGACGTCGCAGACTCAAAGGGAAGAAACGGTTCCTGTCAGTGGTCCAAGCAAAGAGAGTGTCGAAGAACTCGCTGTCAATGCCCTCCTCAGTTAGTTCCACGTCATGGACACCACCAAACATAATTCCTCGGCCTTTGTGATATGCCATGGTAGTGCCAACACGAGGCGGATTGGGCGTATTAGCTGGCTTCTTTCGTCGCTCCCATCGGACTGTGGGTGCTGTTGATGATGGGGCCTCAGCTGCAGGGGGTGTGATCCTCAAGAACCAAGTATCCTGGTGCACCATGGGCCGGAGAGCCATCTTCTGAGGACCACCGCCTTTGCCTTGCTTACCACCACCCGCAGCTGCCTTCACTCGAGAGTAACCTCCGTAAAGAACAGCACCGGTTTCGTGCGGTAACAGGGAGAACGACGAGCGAGGATCGGGCTTTTGAGACGCAATGGTCAACGTGGGGTTGGACCAGGTATACTGATTGCAATCATAGATCCACAGGTCCTGCAGGTACTTAGTCTGTTGAGAGGTGTCTTGGAATCCACCAAAGAGGATGATGTAGTTCTGTCTCGATATGAGCTATGATTCAAAAGACAGATGGTGAAATCGAAACACATACCTTGAAATAGGTCATACGGTGACCACTTCTAGCAGGAGGACCTTTGCCTTTGACCTCGAGACGGGACCATTCTCTTGTAGCTGTGTCTAAGTGCCAAAAATCGTTGTAGTGGTAGAAAGTGCCTTGCTTCGGCGACGAGAACTCTCCTGCTAATAGTAAGTCTCCACACAAAGAATTTGCGATTTATCTAGCAGGACAAGATTACCTCCAAACATATAAATGCCCCCAGAGTTTCCTCCCCGACACCATGCATGACCACTTCGAGGAAGAGGACTGTTGGGACTAGTCACCTCCCTCCATTCGCCGCGATCAATCAAATAGACGAAAAGGTTATTGAAGAAAGTGGCATGCGTCCCGTCAAAGTACTCTCCACCGAAAAGCAACAGCTCATTTCGATTCGATGGAGATGCTAGCACGGTTGAAGACGAGCGCGGGACCGGCGGCTCGGAATGAACCTCGGTGACCTTCAAGAATTTGGCCTGTTCTTCGGCGTACTGGGCCAAAATGGCATCTAAATCTGCGTCTTCAGCATCGCTGTCTGCGTCCTTGCCCTTGGCTTtggatttcttttctttctgcgcagacttctttgactgcttcgCCGCTACACGATCCTTGTGCTCGGCGGACTTCTTATTCTTTTTGGCCATTTTGGCTCAATGTTGGATACAGAAGGTGAATTTTCGCTATCTTCTTTTCGTGGGGCAGAAATTATGCCCTTCCCCACACTGGATTGCCCCCCTCCAGATCAGCTCCACGTCTCTATGTGTGTTGCTTGCACCACTGGGGTTTTGCTGACATATAGGATCAGTAAATATAATAAAATAAAATTAAATTGATGATTCCTATACAAACTTGATGTTCTTAGTCCAATTTTACCGAGCAATTCTAAGTTGAACGTACTTGCCTGGGATAGATCAATTTTGTTTGACCGCTCACGTGCCGACGCGTCTATCGATTTCGCGATTGTGCCTGCCCATCGCTCCAAACATCACGATCGACGGCCATGACAGCAACAGGCCCCCATGACGAAAAATAACTTAGCGACTCATCTCAAATGGCTGATAACCCAAGGGAAACCTCCCCACCTCCCTCTGGCACAAACCAGCTTGCCTGAACGCAACAATTACGTATCACACCAATCGATTTCCCCCACCGACGAATTCGCGGCCCTCGATGGTATCATTGAAGACGTGGAGAATGAGACGGATGAATCAATGGCTAGATTACTACCCCAATCGGCGAATAAGCCTCGAATGCTAAGCCGACATGACACGGTCCCCACAAGTACTCCGTCAACTGCGAAGAGACGGGCTTCGCCAAAACAGTCAAGCATAGCTCGAGGTATTTGACCGAATCAGACAAATTTTAATTTGAAACTAATACACTGACACAACCTGCACGATGAACAGAGTCCATCCGAGAACCACTATTATCATCATTCAAACTTTCCCGGCAAAAGTCGACTCCATTGCGATCAGACAGTTTCCATTCACCTGCACCTAATGACATTGAATCAATTGATTTGACGGGCGATCTTGATATTTCTAGACTATCCTCGGATACCATTCCGGCTGTTGAGCCGCGCGGGTCATGGGCAGAAGAAAGCACCCCATGCGGAACTCGTGAGAAACGCggcaagaagcgcaagagtGACGAGTATACATCCGACCTTCTTTCCCCATCGAAACATGCGACGAAAGTGCGAACTCCCTCGAAAGCGGCTCTACCCCCCGCCCCCAGAAGCATTGTGTCGGAACAGCCCATGATCCCGCATCAGACAACTCAAAGAACTCAAAGAAATCTCCAAAGCGCCGCAAAGAGACCTGAATACCATTCACCCGTTGCCCAACTGAGCCACAGGAAACGAGTGATTGCGGATTCagacgatgacgacgatCTCTTTGACGATTGGGCTGATAATGAAGACGCCGCCGATAAGATGATCTTGGATGCCGAGGAGAGGTTGTACCCAATACTCCCCGAGACGAGTCCGGTGGCGGATGAGGAAAAGATCGAGACCAAGATTTCGCGATTGGAATGTACGCCCAAAGCACCGCATCCAAATGCGCAACCATCGActcagccaaaaaaaagggcagTTGCCAAAGACCCTATCCCGTCGACCCCTTGGTCGAAGCCGTCCAATCCACAGGAAAAGGATCCCGATCTTCTGAAGTTTTTGGCGCTCGGGAAAATTGCCTTCGGGCATGCAATTTCAAAATTGAGATCTACTCTACAAAAGAATTCTGAGATTGTTTATCAACAGGCCATGGAGGGTCAGCCAGTCCCGGAATTGATCGCTGAGAACAAGACTCTTGTCGCCCAAATTGAGGCAATTGAATTGTTGCAAAAGCATCAAAACAGGCACAAGGGCAGTATTTCTCGCAAACAAGACCTGAAGCAAAACCTGATACGTGTGATCTCACAAGGTCTAGACCCAACAACCATGCCAAAAGAGCTTGCACGGAGTCGGGCAGTTGAGGCTGAGTTAGAACAAACCGAAACAGAAATCTTTCGGCTTCTATCTAAAGCCAAAATCCTCGAGTTGGCACACGATTGTCCATCCGACCCTCCTCACCTGAAAAATTCTCGGCCCACCTTCGAAGGCCACGCAGTCACGCGGACGCCCCCTCTATTCTCTTCTTCGCGTGCCGACTTAAACACAGAGTCCCGTGGCCAACAGCGGTTGCCCCCCACAAGCCCCAGAGAAGCCAAAGAGACACATCTGCCGGATGACTATGAAGCCTCTTTTGCTCGGAATATGGGCTCCCCGCCGTTGGATTCGATGGATCTCGATGAGTTCGACTGGAATGTCAGTGACGATGAGATTTTGGAGGCGGCAGAGGGCTTCGATGGTGCTCATCAGATGCCCGTTCGCGAGCAAGCCAGCCAAAACCGCCAAGTTTTCGCAGAGACGTCTGGTAACATTTCGAAGGCCCCTGTCCCGAAGAAGTCACCCGGTCATAGTGCCTTCTGGTCTAACCATCCATGGTCTCAAGAAGTAAGGAAAGTGTTGAAAGATCGATTCCACCTCCGCGGGTTCCGACCCAATCAGCTTGAAGCTATTGATGCAACACTTGCTGGCAAGGATACTTTCATCCTCATGCCTACTGGAGGAGGAAAGTCGCTATGCTATCAATTACCTTCTGTGGTAACGGGCGGAAGCACCACGGGAGTGACGATCGTGATATCTCCATTGCTAAGTCTTATGGAGGATCAGGTATCACACCTGCAAAAATTGAAAGTAAAGGCATTTATGATTAACGGTGACACCAACCCAGAGGAAAAGTCCTGGATCATGAGCCAGCTTACAAATGCAGGTGGCGAGGGGATGGAGGTCCTGTACATCACCCCTGAGATGCTCAGCAAAAGCCAAGCCTTAATCAGAGCCCTTGAGAAGCTTCATGGAAGAAACAGACTAGCACGCCTCGTCATCGACGAGGCCCACTGTGTTAGTCAATGGGGACACGACTTCCGGCCTGACTACAAAGAACTAGGAGAGGTTCGAGCCAGGTTCCCTGGTGTACCAGTCATGGCCTTGACAGCCACCGCCACTGAAAATGTCAAGGTTGATGTGATGCACAATCTCAAAATCACTGATTGTGAAGTGTTCTTGCAGAGTTTCAATCGTCCTAATCTCACCTACGAGGTACGGTCGAAGGGAAAGAACGATGAAGTTTTGGCCAGCATGGCGGAAACCATTTCAAGCTCATACCGCAATCAGTGCGGAATTATCTACTGCCTCTCGCGAAAGACGTGCGAGAAGACTGCAGAGGATCTACGGACAAAGTACCGCCTCAAGGCACAGGCTTATCATGCAGGTATGTCAGCAACTGCAAAAACAGAAGCTCAGAGGAACTGGCAGATGGGTCGAGTACATATCATTGTTGCCACCATTGCATTCGGAATGGGAATCGACAAAGCCGATGTGCGATTTGTCATGCACCACAGTATCCCAAAGAGTCTTGAGGGGTATTATCAAGAAACCGGTCGTGCTGGTCGAGATGGCAAGCGTTCTGGCTGCTATCTTTACTTCGG
Above is a window of Penicillium digitatum chromosome 2, complete sequence DNA encoding:
- a CDS encoding Sucrose/H+ symporter, plant, translating into MSSHIKFAEATFEKASKDRIRGLGQENGSAQRASSPGSEIVYPTGWRLMFTATGLLIGFFLSNLDVTIVSSALTGITDDLEGFEKRSWIITGYLATYTGSMAIWTKVSDIVGRKQTTIAALVILLAFSIGCGFAQTVNQLITFRALQGIGGAGTYALTILCVYEIAPKTKLPIYSSLMSFCLVFASLIGPIIGGALAEDSTWRWTFFVNAPLCVIAMVVIIVAMPKHFGLDQHTPSFRTRASYRSFANLDILGSLLMMAGSFLIVAVLNETNLAFSWSSRDAIALLVLTGVSWIAFFAWEWHISGIPGKDPIFPKRWLFDRPWLGILLSSFVIGAPYNVVLVYVPQQAQLLLDKTPLDAGIYLIGYSAIAAFAAAVVNIASSRGRIPFIYTLFVGCTVHTVGIGLLSTIATSRGFHAADIGYLVIAGTGMGLTMGILVLSTPYIVEDRDLAIATGTVVQIRFLGGAIGLAIASNILNGRLAKRLRGVMTSHELHLFLENVRLKNTLSPEIQEEVKSVLASSFNTQLLVMVGFAAAQLPATLLLLKAGRQLAAHKYSGKNSG
- a CDS encoding Tyrosine decarboxylase, putative, which codes for MQNQFHQDIWKATQGRWDSSILPSTESLVRARASLPLALPDTGSSLESVQQHIVDDIVPAFNGASLSANYYGFITGGTTPAALFADNVVSAYDQNVQVHLPNHSIVTDVEYNALGLLLDLFQLDRSIWHNGTFTTGATGSNILGLACGREFILQKAAQRKGCHLQSVGEEGLFEVLNALEFSGVQVLSTLPHSSLVKAAGVLGIGRSNVHNICRADDPLRFDIDKLQKELARTDKVSIVVLSCGEVNTGRFATSGADLREIRQLCDKYGAWMHADGAFGIFARVLGDSPEFSTIKQGCEGIDLVDSITGDGHKLLNVPYDCGFFFTRHPNVASHVFQNANAAYLAAGNSEGPSIPSPLNIGIENSRRFRALPVYASLLSYGKSGYQEMLERQIRLARKIYGWVFEHPGYTALPEALSKSELLDRTFMTVLFRANDEVLNRELGSKINESSRMFVSGTSWDGAPACRIAISNWRVDVERDFVLVTDVLAKVAQG
- a CDS encoding Kelch repeats protein, putative, with the translated sequence MAKKNKKSAEHKDRVAAKQSKKSAQKEKKSKAKGKDADSDAEDADLDAILAQYAEEQAKFLKVTEVHSEPPVPRSSSTVLASPSNRNELLLFGGEYFDGTHATFFNNLFVYLIDRGEWREVTSPNSPLPRSGHAWCRGGNSGGIYMFGGEFSSPKQGTFYHYNDFWHLDTATREWSRLEVKGKGPPARSGHRMTYFKNYIILFGGFQDTSQQTKYLQDLWIYDCNQYTWSNPTLTIASQKPDPRSSFSLLPHETGAVLYGGYSRVKAAAGGGKQGKGGGPQKMALRPMVHQDTWFLRITPPAAEAPSSTAPTVRWERRKKPANTPNPPRVGTTMAYHKGRGIMFGGVHDVELTEEGIDSEFFDTLFAWTTDRNRFFPLSLRRPRAPGKKQQANQNAKSKNRGKADEEELLANLKALEAKVGIRDNDDDDIETSTPQPEEPVEPAKPSVVRFEMPHRRFNAQLAVQDDTLFIFGGTFEKGDREFTFDDMYSIDLVKLDGVKEIFYREPENWNLLNEAEDSDEDMDDEDDDDELDEDDEADTEAMSLDAPSPAPTDVAVPSIAKDMEQLEVEEPEEQNVNDSRPLPRPFESLREFFSRTSEEWQNIMMEVVKEREQSGEKSIKELRKAAFSMAEEKWWDSREEIMALEDEQEAAGIGEVVSMSDRTENVGGAGRRR
- a CDS encoding RecQ family helicase MusN; translated protein: MTKNNLATHLKWLITQGKPPHLPLAQTSLPERNNYVSHQSISPTDEFAALDGIIEDVENETDESMARLLPQSANKPRMLSRHDTVPTSTPSTAKRRASPKQSSIARESIREPLLSSFKLSRQKSTPLRSDSFHSPAPNDIESIDLTGDLDISRLSSDTIPAVEPRGSWAEESTPCGTREKRGKKRKSDEYTSDLLSPSKHATKVRTPSKAALPPAPRSIVSEQPMIPHQTTQRTQRNLQSAAKRPEYHSPVAQLSHRKRVIADSDDDDDLFDDWADNEDAADKMILDAEERLYPILPETSPVADEEKIETKISRLECTPKAPHPNAQPSTQPKKRAVAKDPIPSTPWSKPSNPQEKDPDLLKFLALGKIAFGHAISKLRSTLQKNSEIVYQQAMEGQPVPELIAENKTLVAQIEAIELLQKHQNRHKGSISRKQDLKQNLIRVISQGLDPTTMPKELARSRAVEAELEQTETEIFRLLSKAKILELAHDCPSDPPHLKNSRPTFEGHAVTRTPPLFSSSRADLNTESRGQQRLPPTSPREAKETHLPDDYEASFARNMGSPPLDSMDLDEFDWNVSDDEILEAAEGFDGAHQMPVREQASQNRQVFAETSGNISKAPVPKKSPGHSAFWSNHPWSQESYGGSEEKSWIMSQLTNAGGEGMEVLYITPEMLSKSQALIRALEKLHGRNRLARLVIDEAHCVSQWGHDFRPDYKELGEVRARFPGVPVMALTATATENVKVDVMHNLKITDCEVFLQSFNRPNLTYEVRSKGKNDEVLASMAETISSSYRNQCGIIYCLSRKTCEKTAEDLRTKYRLKAQAYHAGMSATAKTEAQRNWQMGRVHIIVATIAFGMGIDKADVRFVMHHSIPKSLEGYYQETGRAGRDGKRSGCYLYFGYKDTATLKRMIDAGDGNGQQKGRQKQMLRNVVQFCENRSDCRRVQVLAYFAEYFRQEDCNNTCDNCKSGLVFELHDFTEEASWAIKIVRQFQNTKEKVTVLYCCDILRGDCKRPKAPEHRKMPGYGKGSNLDRGAAERLFYRLLGEDALAEDNVINKSDFAVQYLILGRRAAEYESGQRKMKLQVRASPNSKAKAKSKPAGAVQKKKSGNSGSDPQSTMVSSPVQAAQDRRLDRYQYTSAPAARTSVDEDSDGFEPIRITGKSRRANTYEMGPPITSDQKLDRLNQMHRVVVEDFQEHAKIMLQDLVVKKGLRCQPFSDQVLRDMGISFPSNLAELSAIPGIDQDKVKRYGRQILGLVDNAKRRYLEMTQEAETSGVVPDPNHHNVINLSSSDEYSDEDLFMDEASTFNLDNPVSPAPSNAAENITSRYFPPAASPGYDSGDDWESNTAPSGSKGRKRQPASGKRPSRRKYGSTGGWKGKGVGARTGKAKPADRATSQSSASRKNARAKASKSMIGMMPI